The Montipora capricornis isolate CH-2021 chromosome 1, ASM3666992v2, whole genome shotgun sequence genome contains a region encoding:
- the LOC138014549 gene encoding collagen alpha-1(IX) chain-like, translated as MSVTKLHDKESISATVIGAPGNPGSPGRKGSVGPRGTRGRAGPQGPKGIGGIGGGVGPTGEPGPPGPPGLHQQVANRKPIRRLLSCQKLSCAVDITEERLPGVKGPLIQVSVVPDTGAVKLGLPGVAGELGPKGYEGSFGLPGKPGSEGDIGVQGFKGPRGRDGEPGPDGPDGPPGPKGNQGQPGYEGPRLMI; from the exons atgtcggttaccaaacttcacgacaagg AATCTATCAGTGCAACA GTCATCGGTGCACCTGGGAATCCTGGATCGCCTGGGCGAAAG GGGTCCGTAGGGCCACGAGGTACGCGCGGCAGAGCTGGACCCCAAGGACCGAAG GGTATCGGTGGAATTGGAGGTGGAGTTGGTCCAACAGGAGAGCCAGGACCTCCAGGCCCTCCCGGCCTTCATCAGCAAGTGGCCAACCG AAAACCGATAAGAAGATTGCTTTCCTGTCAGAAATTATCCTGCGCAGTTGACATAACGGAAGAG cGATTGCCAGGAGTCAAAGGACCATTAATTCAAGTCAGTGTCGTACCCGATACAGGAGCTGTCAAG CTTGGTCTGCCTGGAGTGGCCGGAGAACTTGGACCAAAAGGATACGAG GGATCCTTTGGTTTGCCAGGGAAGCCAGGAAGTGAGGGGGACATTGGAGTACAA GGTTTTAAAGGTCCTCGGGGCAGAGATGGCGAGCCAGGCCCAGACGGACCAGAT GGACCTCCTGGTCCAAAGGGGAATCAAGGCCAACCTGGATATGAGGGACCGAGG ctcatgatatga
- the LOC138014561 gene encoding collagen alpha-2(I) chain-like, which translates to MFTSRGIPGSDGEPGQNGEPGEVGDNGNRGQQGKPGLIGLRGLDGEPGTKGEAGIVGDTGDDGQDGSLGRRGQRGPEGIKGMKGDSGETGPFGPTGDTGYTGTNGAPGLPGDVGRKGEPGRDGITGPPGRKGVEGPQGPPGSQGFSGPEFKYFWPKKSGDTSPSNGVAVNLGEEGIVGPPGDPGLHGERGRQGPPGPPGPPGEQIFGGQKKGPGFRLYSTKEGFPEPQRRPEGQADVDPLRNWLVFFFFPLHAQSRQTMIDYLRSIGNIIYFYKQRLSTRYSPARSCRELHLENPESPSGKYWIDPNEGCNDDAEFIHCDFERGATCIFPESKRITIPNAQPSQWMSNSIEDSQLINYGMNQVQMKFLRLLSRSASQNITYHCYNSRAWEEEDGHTFKVKGDNEQELIASQATKAVVWKNDCKELDNKWHQTVLEFDTNRTEALPVIDIAPFDVSNTEIKQEFFLELGPVCFFY; encoded by the exons ATGTTTACCTCTAGA GGAATTCCAGGAAGCGACGGAGAACCTGGACAAAATGGAGAACCCGGAGAAGTG GGAGACAACGGAAATCGGGGACAACAGGGTAAACCTGGTCTTATTGGGCTACGTGGACTTGATGGTGAACCAGGAACAAAAGGAGAAGCTGGAATAGTAGGCGATACG GGTGATGATGGTCAAGATGGTAGTCTTGGAAGGAGAGGACAAAGAGGACCAGAG GGAATAAAGGGAATGAAGGGAGACTCTGGAGAGACGGGTCCTTTCGGTCCAACG GGGGATACTGGATACACAGGAACAAATGGGGCACCTGGTTTACCTGGAGACGTA GGCAGGAAAGGAGAACCTGGACGAGATGGAATCACCGGTCCACCGGGACGAAAG GGTGTTGAAGGACCGCAAGGGCCTCCTGGATCACAGGGTTTTAGTGGACCGGAG TTCAAGTACTTCTGGCCAAAAAAGAGTGGAGACACATCCCCATCTAATGGAGTGGCAGTGAACCTCGGGGAAGAG GGAATAGTGGGACCTCCCGGCGATCCTGGACTTCAT GGAGAACGGGGAAGACAG GGACCCCCCGGACCACCAGGCCCTCCTGGAGAACAG ATATTCGGAGGCCAAAAGAAAGGTCCAGGATTTAGACTCTATTCGACAAAAGAG GGATTTCCAGAACCTCAAAGGCGACCAGAGGGACAAGCCGATGTCGACCCTCTG CGTAACtggcttgttttttttttctttccgttgCACGCACAATCTAGGCAGACAATGATAGATTATTTGAGAAGTATCggtaatattatttatttctacAAACAACGACTCAGCACCAGGTATTCACCAGCAAGGTCTTGTAGGGAACTTCATCTCGAAAATCCCGAGTCCCCTAGTG GGAAGTATTGGATTGATCCAAATGAAGGTTGCAATGACGACGCTGAATTTATTCATTGTGACTTTGAAAGAGGAGCCACTTGTATATTCCCAGAGAGTAAAAGG ATCACCATCCCGAATGCTCAGCCGTCCCAGTGGATGAGTAACAGTATTGAAGACTCGCAACTT ATAAACTATGGCATGAATCAAGTGCAGATGAAGTTCCTGCGTCTGCTAAGCAGAAGTGCGTCACAGAACATAACATACCATTGTTACAATTCACGAGCCTGGGAAGAAGAAGACGGCCACACCTTTAAGGTGAAAGGTGATAACGAGCAAGAACTGATTGCGTCACAAGCGACTAAGGCAGTGGTATGGAAAAACGACTGCAAG GAACTAGACAACAAATGGCATCAGACTGTGCTGGAATTCGACACAAATAGGACAGAAGCCTTACCAGTCATTGATATAGCTCCTTTCGACGTCTCTAACACAGAAATAAAACAAGAATTTTTCTTGGAATTAGGACCCGTTTGTTTCTTCTACTAA